The Paenibacillus tianjinensis genome has a window encoding:
- a CDS encoding cytochrome ubiquinol oxidase subunit I, with the protein MDTVMLSRIQFASTTIFHYFFVPVSIGLALLIAIMETMYVRKGNEEYKRMAQFWGKLFLINFAVGVVTGILQEFQFGMNWSDYSRFVGDVFGAPLAIEALLAFFLESTFIGLWIFGWDKVSKKIHLLAIWMVALGTTLSAFWILTANSFMQHPVGFAMNNGRAEMNDFLALITNGQLLVELPHTLLAAYATGAFLVTGISAYKMLKKQDVAFFRRSFEIAAIVGIVSSVGVAVAGHAQAQYLVETQPMKMAASEGLWEDSGDPGAWTVTAFIDPVNKVNSGEIKIPYLLSFLSYSEFSGSVKGMNTLQAEYEQQYGPGNYIPPVRTTFWSFRIMVVAGSLMVVLGLYAMYLMWRKKMERPNTWFMRFMFWGLLLPPIANTAGWIMTEIGRQPWTVFGLMTTEDSVSPNVSAGSILFSVITFNAIYAILGLVLIGLFVKVIKKGPYHMDHDHGESHDPYSKEGTTHAFS; encoded by the coding sequence ATGGATACAGTAATGCTGTCGCGTATACAATTTGCGTCGACGACGATCTTTCATTATTTCTTTGTACCGGTGTCGATTGGTCTGGCACTGCTGATTGCGATTATGGAAACGATGTACGTCAGAAAAGGCAATGAAGAGTACAAAAGAATGGCGCAGTTCTGGGGGAAGCTTTTCCTGATTAACTTCGCAGTGGGTGTAGTAACAGGAATTCTGCAGGAGTTCCAGTTCGGAATGAACTGGTCGGACTATTCACGCTTTGTCGGTGACGTGTTCGGAGCACCGCTGGCGATTGAAGCGCTGCTGGCCTTCTTCCTGGAATCCACGTTTATCGGATTATGGATTTTTGGCTGGGACAAGGTTTCCAAGAAGATTCACCTGCTGGCGATCTGGATGGTTGCACTGGGGACTACCCTGTCGGCGTTCTGGATTCTCACAGCGAACTCTTTTATGCAGCACCCTGTCGGCTTTGCAATGAATAATGGCCGCGCTGAGATGAATGATTTCCTGGCGCTGATTACAAATGGACAATTGCTGGTTGAATTACCGCATACCCTGCTCGCCGCCTATGCAACGGGCGCGTTCCTGGTGACCGGTATCAGTGCATATAAAATGCTGAAGAAGCAGGATGTGGCTTTCTTTAGAAGATCGTTCGAAATTGCGGCGATTGTCGGTATCGTCTCTTCGGTGGGTGTAGCCGTTGCCGGACATGCTCAGGCACAGTACCTGGTGGAAACACAGCCAATGAAAATGGCCGCTTCTGAAGGACTCTGGGAAGACAGTGGAGACCCGGGGGCATGGACGGTCACTGCTTTTATCGATCCTGTTAATAAGGTGAATTCCGGGGAAATCAAGATTCCTTACCTGCTGAGTTTCCTCTCCTACAGTGAATTCTCAGGCAGCGTCAAGGGGATGAATACCCTGCAGGCTGAATATGAACAACAGTATGGTCCCGGGAATTATATCCCGCCTGTACGCACTACGTTCTGGAGCTTCCGGATCATGGTTGTTGCAGGCTCGCTCATGGTCGTCCTTGGTCTGTATGCAATGTATCTGATGTGGCGTAAAAAGATGGAACGTCCGAATACCTGGTTTATGCGGTTCATGTTCTGGGGGCTCTTGCTTCCGCCAATCGCTAATACTGCGGGCTGGATTATGACCGAAATCGGACGTCAGCCTTGGACTGTATTTGGCCTAATGACGACAGAAGACAGTGTATCACCTAACGTTTCGGCGGGTTCGATCCTGTTCTCGGTAATTACTTTTAACGCCATTTATGCCATATTGGGTCTTGTATTGATCGGTTTGTTTGTCAAAGTTATCAAAAAAGGCCCTTATCACATGGATCACGATCACGGTGAATCACATGATCCGTATAGCAAGGAGGGAACAACGCATGCTTTCTCTTAA
- a CDS encoding S1C family serine protease produces the protein MGLFDDDFYSTKVSRRKSREQENSKVFTSRKWTVHKTRRSLATWQVSVISSVVSAVVAVLLFSLVTGQLTEESGAQTQNVNQKVTASSGDPYDRIIQAAALVRPAVVSIINHKEDNKELNILDESALGSGVIYKKDDNKAFIITNNHVIEGTGKLEVVTVDGVTHKATLVGADKVTDIAVLSMDAEGITTVAQIGDSSKLRLGETVIAIGNPLGLGDTLTSGIVSYTERTIPVSLNQDGVYDWEQEVIQTDAAINEGNSGGALVDLDGKVIGINTMKISDTGVEGLGFAIPANHVMETADELAANGKISRSYLGVYSVDLNNPYVPLAEDQVKELNLPTSVKDGVVVLDAVGPAQAAGLQFNDVITKFNDQPITSTLSLRKYLYEQTKIGDELKITYYRNGEVNQVTVKLLEKPEE, from the coding sequence GTGGGATTGTTCGATGATGATTTCTATTCAACCAAAGTGTCACGCCGCAAAAGTAGAGAGCAGGAGAATTCCAAGGTGTTCACCAGCCGGAAATGGACGGTGCACAAAACCCGGAGGAGCCTGGCAACGTGGCAGGTATCCGTTATCAGCTCTGTAGTCAGTGCGGTTGTTGCGGTTCTATTATTCAGTCTTGTTACAGGTCAGCTAACAGAAGAGAGCGGAGCCCAGACACAGAATGTGAACCAGAAGGTAACCGCAAGCAGCGGAGATCCTTATGACCGGATTATTCAGGCTGCGGCACTGGTACGCCCTGCGGTTGTAAGCATCATTAACCATAAGGAAGATAATAAGGAACTCAATATTCTCGATGAGTCTGCACTCGGTTCGGGAGTTATCTATAAGAAAGACGATAATAAGGCCTTTATCATTACGAATAATCATGTTATTGAAGGTACGGGCAAGCTGGAAGTCGTAACGGTGGACGGTGTGACGCACAAAGCTACTCTGGTCGGAGCAGATAAGGTGACGGATATTGCTGTGCTGTCCATGGATGCCGAGGGTATTACGACTGTAGCCCAGATCGGTGATTCCTCCAAGCTGCGGCTTGGCGAGACGGTTATTGCGATAGGCAATCCGCTGGGTCTTGGCGACACCCTGACCTCAGGCATTGTGAGCTACACGGAGCGGACGATTCCCGTATCGCTGAATCAGGACGGTGTCTATGATTGGGAGCAGGAAGTCATCCAGACGGATGCAGCGATTAACGAAGGCAACAGCGGCGGCGCTCTTGTTGATCTGGACGGCAAGGTGATCGGGATCAATACGATGAAAATCTCTGATACCGGCGTGGAAGGACTCGGATTTGCCATTCCGGCTAACCATGTGATGGAGACAGCCGATGAGCTGGCAGCTAACGGTAAAATATCCCGTTCTTACTTGGGTGTCTATTCGGTAGATCTCAATAATCCCTATGTACCGCTTGCAGAGGATCAGGTTAAGGAACTGAATCTTCCGACATCTGTAAAAGACGGTGTAGTCGTACTCGATGCTGTGGGACCGGCACAGGCTGCAGGCCTTCAGTTCAACGACGTGATTACGAAGTTTAATGATCAGCCGATTACATCAACTCTTTCGCTGCGTAAATATCTTTATGAGCAGACCAAGATCGGTGACGAGCTGAAAATCACGTATTACCGGAATGGTGAAGTGAATCAGGTTACGGTGAAACTTCTTGAGAAACCGGAGGAATAA
- the cydD gene encoding thiol reductant ABC exporter subunit CydD → MDKNLLGYKGVKPVFLIVGFLTLVQSLSILLLAKSLAEVVSALFAGEPLKEQGATMLLFLLAFLVRHACAMLMSRVSYRFAENTGSSMRRQMMDKLFELGPRLAGDRGTGTLVTIVLEGVTKFRTYLELIIPRMVGMGVTPWLLLVYIYTLDTSSGVILTLTMPIIIVFMILIGMTARKQMDRQLKSYRTLSNHFVDSLRGLETLKFLGRSRSHSESIAAVSDRYRSATMRTLRVAFLSSFAMDFFTMLSVASVAVSLGLRLVNEEMTLVTGLTILILAPEYFLPVRLVGADFHATLDGKEAGEAMKDIIDRETVKAVALEADGNKAVQPLQSGTFGWKPDSVLKLEQIGVQYEADGSSSLAEVSLGVTGAVKIGIIGESGAGKSTLVDILGGFLHPTSGSIVINGNRVSALTDEEWRRQTAYIPQQPYIFSGTLADNVRFYYPEASMEDVASVVEAAGLSKLVSSLPNGLDEMIGGGGRSLSGGQEQRVALARALLSSRPVMLLDEPTAHLDIETEYELKETMLPLFEGKLVFLATHRLHWMMDMDLIIVMQKGKVAEVGTHRELIERKGAYSELIQSQLEGIH, encoded by the coding sequence ATGGATAAAAATTTGCTTGGGTACAAAGGAGTTAAGCCGGTCTTTCTGATCGTAGGCTTCCTTACCCTGGTGCAAAGCTTGTCCATACTGCTGCTGGCGAAATCGCTGGCAGAGGTAGTCTCTGCGCTGTTTGCGGGAGAACCGCTGAAGGAACAAGGGGCGACTATGCTCTTGTTCCTTCTTGCGTTTCTTGTGCGCCATGCCTGCGCGATGCTGATGAGCCGGGTTTCTTACCGTTTTGCGGAGAATACCGGCAGCAGTATGCGGAGACAAATGATGGACAAGCTGTTCGAGCTGGGGCCAAGGCTGGCAGGTGACCGGGGAACGGGGACACTGGTTACCATTGTACTTGAAGGGGTAACCAAGTTCCGTACGTACCTTGAACTGATTATTCCACGCATGGTGGGCATGGGTGTTACGCCGTGGCTGCTGCTCGTGTATATCTATACGCTGGATACATCAAGCGGGGTCATTCTGACCTTAACGATGCCGATCATCATTGTCTTTATGATTCTGATTGGGATGACGGCCCGCAAGCAGATGGACCGCCAGCTGAAATCGTACCGGACGCTCTCCAACCACTTTGTGGATTCGCTGCGGGGGCTGGAGACGCTGAAGTTTCTTGGACGCAGCCGTAGTCATAGCGAGAGCATTGCTGCTGTCAGCGACCGGTACCGCTCGGCTACAATGCGTACGCTGCGCGTAGCTTTTCTGTCTTCGTTCGCAATGGACTTCTTCACGATGCTGTCTGTTGCGTCCGTCGCCGTAAGCCTCGGCCTGCGGCTGGTTAATGAGGAGATGACCCTGGTCACCGGGCTGACGATTCTGATTCTGGCACCTGAATATTTCCTGCCGGTTAGGCTGGTGGGTGCTGACTTCCATGCAACCCTGGACGGGAAAGAAGCCGGAGAAGCGATGAAGGATATCATCGACCGGGAAACCGTCAAGGCCGTGGCCCTCGAGGCTGACGGGAATAAGGCTGTTCAGCCGCTTCAGTCAGGGACGTTCGGCTGGAAGCCGGACAGTGTGCTGAAGCTTGAGCAGATAGGCGTCCAATATGAAGCGGATGGGAGTTCTTCGCTGGCAGAAGTGAGCCTGGGAGTGACAGGCGCCGTGAAAATTGGCATTATCGGAGAGAGCGGGGCCGGCAAATCGACGCTGGTCGATATTCTGGGCGGCTTCCTGCACCCTACCTCCGGCAGCATCGTCATTAACGGGAACCGGGTCAGTGCGCTGACCGATGAGGAATGGCGCAGACAGACTGCGTATATTCCGCAGCAGCCGTATATCTTCAGCGGAACGCTGGCCGATAATGTACGGTTCTATTATCCGGAGGCGTCCATGGAAGACGTGGCTTCGGTAGTAGAGGCGGCCGGATTATCGAAGCTTGTCTCGTCCCTTCCGAACGGACTGGATGAAATGATTGGCGGCGGCGGACGCTCACTCAGCGGCGGGCAGGAACAGCGGGTTGCGCTGGCCCGGGCACTGCTGAGCAGCCGTCCGGTGATGCTGCTCGATGAGCCGACGGCCCATCTTGATATTGAGACTGAATATGAGCTTAAGGAAACGATGCTTCCGCTGTTTGAGGGGAAACTCGTGTTCCTGGCGACCCACCGGCTGCACTGGATGATGGACATGGATCTGATTATCGTGATGCAGAAGGGCAAGGTAGCTGAGGTTGGTACGCACCGTGAGCTGATCGAGCGCAAGGGTGCCTATTCTGAGCTTATTCAAAGTCAACTGGAGGGAATCCATTGA
- a CDS encoding YycH family regulatory protein: MKERIKTWVLALLVAGSLVESYYLIYRLPGSDSAILSENLYVKTDNMGPEEKVENLLYPDRMIIHMGGDKHTLFYPDSTFYDLILGRLKGRGFESFQRRPVQDFNWDQIRRENPGIELSFGAGIPVTLLQRVMQLSPDSLFEGESIDRIWIYNVKNDSKAHAVFFSTRGDIVYEAAKADLTVQDVQQHVDFGTNWMPYTAVNGDYYVPEQKLPLVEAELPSGMYTIEQMQSNLFFDAGSTRYIPEKDGSKIYTDSKRSLQVDQEQNWMSYSDPAALPAGDSTPAKDALEAVDFVNQHGGWNGTYRLASTEEDKQERKVSFQQYYGSYPILSKPQLQYGVINLELQQGTVSSYERSLMYTEEDQAVKTLVNLPGGEELKVKLARISSSSPVKDLIPAYIPVEQRESLRLVPVWRVTLEDGSVLTLN, translated from the coding sequence ATGAAAGAAAGAATAAAGACCTGGGTTCTGGCCTTATTGGTAGCGGGCAGTCTGGTAGAGAGCTATTATCTGATATACCGGCTTCCAGGCAGTGACTCAGCGATATTGTCAGAGAACCTGTATGTTAAGACTGATAATATGGGCCCGGAAGAAAAGGTTGAGAATCTGCTCTATCCGGACAGAATGATTATTCATATGGGCGGGGACAAGCATACATTGTTCTACCCGGATTCTACTTTTTATGATCTGATTCTGGGCCGCCTCAAGGGACGCGGCTTCGAGAGCTTCCAGCGGCGCCCGGTGCAGGATTTCAACTGGGATCAGATCCGCAGGGAGAACCCCGGCATTGAGCTATCCTTCGGTGCGGGCATTCCGGTGACGTTGCTGCAGCGGGTCATGCAGCTGTCTCCGGATTCGCTCTTTGAGGGGGAGAGCATTGACCGGATTTGGATTTACAATGTGAAAAATGACTCGAAGGCACATGCCGTCTTTTTCAGCACCAGAGGTGACATCGTCTATGAAGCGGCTAAAGCCGATCTTACCGTCCAGGACGTGCAGCAGCATGTCGATTTCGGGACGAACTGGATGCCTTATACGGCAGTGAATGGTGATTATTATGTTCCTGAGCAGAAGCTTCCTCTGGTTGAGGCAGAGCTGCCGTCGGGGATGTATACCATAGAACAAATGCAGAGCAACCTGTTCTTCGATGCAGGAAGCACCAGGTATATTCCGGAGAAGGACGGCTCCAAAATCTATACAGACAGCAAGCGCAGCCTTCAGGTTGACCAAGAGCAGAACTGGATGAGCTATAGTGATCCTGCGGCGCTGCCTGCCGGAGACAGTACGCCTGCAAAGGATGCGCTGGAAGCGGTCGACTTTGTGAATCAGCACGGGGGATGGAACGGAACCTACCGGCTGGCGTCGACGGAGGAGGACAAGCAGGAGCGTAAAGTCTCATTTCAGCAGTATTACGGCTCCTATCCGATCCTGAGCAAACCGCAGCTGCAGTATGGCGTCATTAATTTGGAGCTGCAGCAGGGAACTGTATCGTCCTACGAGCGTTCGCTAATGTATACGGAGGAGGACCAGGCTGTAAAGACACTTGTGAATCTCCCCGGAGGAGAAGAACTCAAGGTTAAGCTGGCACGAATCAGTTCAAGCTCACCTGTGAAGGATCTGATTCCGGCTTATATTCCTGTAGAGCAGAGAGAATCACTGCGGCTGGTGCCGGTCTGGCGGGTGACACTCGAGGACGGAAGTGTGCTCACATTGAATTAG
- a CDS encoding cold-shock protein: MNYRKKPMEEVPEENTAIWACTNDGCNGWMRDNFAFEHAPSCRLCHAPMVRSMKMLPQLLNSNGDLKSLKKGISIT; this comes from the coding sequence ATGAACTACCGGAAGAAGCCTATGGAGGAAGTACCGGAAGAAAATACCGCAATTTGGGCCTGTACCAATGATGGTTGCAATGGATGGATGAGGGACAATTTCGCATTTGAACATGCGCCTTCTTGCCGTCTCTGTCATGCCCCAATGGTCCGCAGTATGAAGATGCTACCGCAACTGCTTAATTCCAATGGCGATCTAAAATCATTGAAGAAGGGTATTTCCATTACCTGA
- the yycI gene encoding two-component system regulatory protein YycI, with protein MDWGKAKNVLIYAFLVLNLLLCYQLWMDLRDQASANLDFTSLSAETQAVMEQKGIRVLCPIPAATPQLPDITYIYSGEEQNDPPVPLKEPIDSGLMYSSFTELSNELQGQITDIANYRFDAQESEVGKFVLHPLVDNKYSLFQVRLELINNNQKIVAYRWPKIEIGASSSEDKDVQKVLPASQALSSLIEKYFPADSVVKEIELGYYGELFNSESQVASPMWRFMLENGNAYYVDAISADIISPKTTE; from the coding sequence ATGGACTGGGGAAAAGCCAAAAACGTGCTGATTTACGCTTTTCTGGTACTAAATCTGCTGCTGTGTTATCAGCTGTGGATGGATTTGCGGGATCAGGCCAGTGCCAACCTGGACTTTACTTCCCTCTCGGCAGAAACGCAGGCGGTTATGGAGCAGAAGGGGATTCGTGTACTGTGCCCGATTCCGGCGGCTACCCCTCAGCTGCCCGATATCACCTACATTTACTCCGGAGAAGAGCAGAATGATCCGCCGGTTCCGCTGAAGGAGCCGATTGACAGCGGACTGATGTATTCCTCGTTCACTGAACTCAGCAATGAGCTTCAGGGACAGATTACGGATATCGCCAATTACCGTTTTGATGCCCAGGAGAGTGAGGTCGGCAAGTTCGTGCTTCATCCGCTGGTGGATAACAAATACTCCTTATTCCAGGTCAGGCTGGAGCTGATTAACAACAATCAGAAGATCGTAGCCTACCGGTGGCCGAAGATTGAGATTGGAGCCAGCAGCAGCGAAGACAAGGATGTGCAGAAGGTGCTTCCGGCCTCACAGGCACTCAGCAGTCTGATTGAAAAGTATTTTCCGGCAGACTCGGTAGTGAAGGAGATTGAACTCGGTTATTACGGGGAATTGTTCAACTCCGAAAGTCAGGTGGCTTCGCCGATGTGGCGTTTTATGCTGGAGAACGGCAATGCTTATTACGTGGATGCCATAAGTGCGGATATTATCAGTCCGAAGACAACAGAGTAG
- a CDS encoding cold-shock protein, giving the protein MQTGTVKWFNAEKGFGFIEVEGGSDVFVHFSAITGEGFKTLDEGQRVEFNVVQGNRGPQAENVVKL; this is encoded by the coding sequence ATGCAAACAGGTACAGTTAAATGGTTCAACGCAGAAAAAGGATTCGGATTCATCGAAGTTGAAGGCGGAAGCGACGTATTCGTACACTTCTCCGCTATCACTGGCGAAGGATTCAAAACTTTGGACGAAGGCCAACGCGTTGAATTCAACGTTGTTCAAGGCAACCGTGGACCACAAGCCGAAAACGTTGTAAAACTGTAA
- the cydB gene encoding cytochrome d ubiquinol oxidase subunit II gives MLSLNELWFVLIAVLFIGFFFLEGFDFGVGMETQILAKNDTERRVLINSIGPFWDANEVWLLTGAGAMFAAFPNWYATLFSGFYIPFVFALLALIARGVAFEFRGKRDSLAWKRTWDACIFFGSFLPPFLLAVVFASFIKGLPIDGDMQMYAGFFDIVNGYTVVAGLTVVMLCLVHGLMFTTLRTVGDLQVRARKLAQKLLLPLAALLLAFVIMTYFMTDVFEQRGALLLVLVVLGIAAYVLSGYFMSIKKDGWAFGMTGAVMALSVLSVFVGLFPRVMISSIDSAFNLTITNAASGHYSLKVMTIVALSLLPFVLGYQIWSYFIFHKRVHEKEHLEY, from the coding sequence ATGCTTTCTCTTAATGAATTATGGTTTGTGCTGATTGCGGTCTTATTTATCGGATTCTTCTTTCTGGAAGGCTTTGACTTCGGCGTAGGAATGGAAACACAGATCCTGGCCAAGAATGATACGGAGCGCCGGGTGCTGATCAACTCGATCGGACCTTTCTGGGATGCCAACGAGGTATGGCTGCTGACAGGGGCAGGGGCGATGTTCGCCGCCTTCCCGAACTGGTATGCCACGCTGTTCAGCGGATTCTATATTCCGTTCGTCTTCGCCCTGCTGGCGCTGATTGCCCGCGGTGTAGCCTTTGAATTCAGAGGCAAACGCGATTCGCTGGCCTGGAAAAGAACCTGGGACGCCTGCATTTTCTTCGGAAGCTTCCTGCCGCCTTTCCTGCTTGCCGTTGTATTCGCCAGTTTCATCAAAGGGCTGCCGATTGACGGGGATATGCAGATGTATGCCGGATTCTTCGATATCGTAAATGGTTATACAGTAGTAGCCGGACTCACGGTAGTCATGCTCTGCCTGGTGCATGGGCTCATGTTCACTACGCTGCGCACCGTTGGCGATCTGCAGGTACGGGCACGCAAGCTGGCCCAGAAGCTGCTGCTTCCGCTGGCTGCATTGCTCCTTGCTTTTGTAATCATGACTTATTTCATGACAGATGTATTTGAACAACGCGGAGCCCTGCTGCTGGTGCTGGTAGTTCTGGGGATTGCCGCTTATGTACTGTCCGGTTATTTCATGAGTATTAAGAAAGACGGGTGGGCTTTCGGCATGACGGGAGCGGTAATGGCTCTGTCGGTGCTTTCGGTCTTCGTCGGATTGTTCCCGCGGGTGATGATCAGCTCGATTGATTCGGCGTTCAACTTGACGATTACGAATGCTGCATCCGGACATTATTCACTGAAGGTTATGACCATTGTGGCACTGTCACTGCTGCCGTTCGTGCTCGGCTATCAGATTTGGAGTTATTTCATCTTCCACAAACGGGTTCACGAGAAGGAGCATCTTGAATACTAA
- a CDS encoding MBL fold metallo-hydrolase: MGISFTVLSSGSTGNVTVVRNGETTLMIDAGLSAKRIDELLAMRELTGKDIDGILVTHEHSDHIKGLGAMARKYDLPIYANTNTWEAIEKGIGTIPEHNRIIMETGGYRDFGSLRVESFAISHDAAEPVGYNFYDGKEKLCVATDLGYVSDKVRLALEGADVLVLEANHDIEMLRMGRYPWNTKRRILGDMGHLSNEAAGAALSEILTGRTKRTYLAHLSRDHNMMDLAKMSVRGAMEDRGCFYKDSEFKLCDTYYDQPTPWDKVSQS; the protein is encoded by the coding sequence ATGGGAATTTCATTTACAGTGCTGTCCAGCGGTTCTACCGGTAATGTGACAGTAGTGCGAAACGGGGAAACAACGCTGATGATTGACGCCGGCCTTAGTGCCAAGCGGATCGATGAGCTGCTGGCTATGCGCGAGCTGACAGGTAAGGATATAGACGGCATTCTGGTTACGCATGAGCATTCCGACCACATTAAGGGGCTCGGGGCCATGGCGCGCAAATACGATCTTCCGATCTACGCCAACACCAATACCTGGGAGGCGATAGAGAAAGGGATTGGCACGATTCCCGAGCATAACCGGATCATTATGGAGACCGGCGGGTACCGGGACTTCGGCAGCCTGAGAGTAGAATCCTTTGCGATCTCCCATGATGCGGCTGAACCGGTAGGCTATAACTTTTATGACGGTAAGGAAAAGCTGTGTGTAGCGACGGATCTTGGCTATGTGAGCGATAAAGTAAGGCTGGCGCTTGAAGGCGCGGACGTTCTTGTGCTTGAAGCCAATCATGATATCGAGATGCTGAGAATGGGGCGTTACCCGTGGAACACGAAGCGGCGGATTCTTGGCGATATGGGCCATCTCTCGAATGAGGCAGCCGGAGCAGCACTTAGCGAGATTCTTACCGGACGGACCAAGCGGACCTATCTGGCACACTTAAGCCGGGATCATAATATGATGGACCTGGCCAAAATGTCGGTTCGCGGAGCGATGGAGGATCGGGGATGCTTCTACAAAGATAGTGAGTTCAAATTGTGCGATACCTATTATGACCAGCCTACGCCATGGGATAAGGTGAGCCAGTCATAA
- the cydC gene encoding thiol reductant ABC exporter subunit CydC, with amino-acid sequence MKREGWFAPYASAYFWRFLLIIALGALTVFSASSLMYTSGFLISKASIPPENILMIYVPIVGVRTFGTSRAVIHYVERLVGHDTILRILSKMRIRLYNILEPQALFLSSRFRTGDILGMLADDIEYLQNVYLRTVFPSIIALLIYAAAVISLGTFDLAFALLMGLYMLVLVVVLPLISLLLTQSRQRQVKQERNRLYQKLTDAVLGMGDWMISGRQAQFVATYEADENKVARTDGALRSWSRLRMFIGQAIVGLGVLSMLYWAAGQFADGAIAGTLIAAFVLVVFPVADAFLPVSDAVEKIPQYRNSLERLNGVEAAKDAVPHAAAEAKSAEAAALATAAVKKIQASGQTHIELKSAGYRYAAGDDWSIQNLSLSIPQGRKIAVIGRSGAGKSTLLKVVQGVITPTVGSATINGVDAAAYGERIPQLIAVLNQSPHLFDTTVANNIRLGNPEASEEAVKQAAALAKLDTLISSLPEGYNTPVREAGQRFSGGERQRIALARILLQNTPVVVLDEPTVGLDPRTERELLATMFEAMAGKTLIWVTHHLVGAEQMDEVIFMEHGQVEMRGTHAELMDREPRYRKLYELDRPSAFMSAAPGE; translated from the coding sequence TTGAAACGTGAAGGATGGTTTGCTCCCTATGCCTCTGCTTATTTCTGGCGGTTTCTGCTGATCATTGCCCTGGGGGCGCTGACGGTCTTCTCGGCTTCGTCCCTGATGTACACCTCGGGCTTCCTGATCTCCAAAGCCTCCATACCGCCGGAGAATATTCTAATGATCTATGTGCCGATTGTCGGTGTGCGCACCTTCGGGACAAGCCGCGCAGTCATCCACTATGTGGAGCGGCTGGTAGGCCACGATACCATTCTGCGGATCCTCTCGAAGATGCGTATCCGGCTGTACAACATTCTGGAGCCGCAGGCGCTCTTCCTGTCTTCCCGCTTCCGCACCGGAGATATTCTCGGGATGCTGGCCGACGACATTGAGTATCTGCAAAATGTATATTTGCGCACCGTATTTCCGAGTATTATCGCGCTGCTGATCTATGCGGCAGCGGTGATTTCACTCGGTACGTTCGATTTGGCCTTTGCCCTCCTGATGGGGCTGTATATGCTGGTGCTGGTAGTCGTGCTGCCGCTGATCTCGCTGCTGCTGACGCAAAGCCGCCAGCGGCAGGTGAAGCAGGAGCGCAACCGGCTCTACCAGAAGCTGACCGATGCCGTGCTCGGGATGGGCGACTGGATGATCAGCGGACGGCAGGCACAGTTCGTGGCAACGTATGAGGCGGATGAGAACAAAGTCGCCCGCACCGACGGGGCGCTCCGCAGCTGGTCGCGCCTGCGCATGTTCATCGGCCAGGCCATTGTCGGACTTGGCGTGCTGTCCATGCTCTACTGGGCGGCGGGACAATTTGCGGACGGCGCGATTGCCGGAACGCTGATTGCAGCGTTCGTGCTGGTGGTGTTCCCTGTAGCGGATGCCTTCCTGCCCGTTTCCGACGCCGTTGAGAAAATTCCGCAGTACCGCAATTCCCTGGAACGCTTGAACGGTGTGGAAGCAGCGAAGGATGCCGTGCCGCATGCAGCGGCAGAGGCCAAGAGTGCGGAAGCTGCGGCTCTGGCCACGGCCGCAGTTAAGAAGATTCAGGCCTCCGGTCAGACCCATATCGAACTGAAGTCTGCAGGTTACCGCTATGCAGCGGGTGATGACTGGTCCATCCAGAATCTGAGCCTCAGCATTCCGCAGGGCCGGAAGATTGCGGTCATCGGCCGCAGCGGAGCCGGCAAATCCACGCTGCTGAAGGTCGTGCAGGGCGTGATCACGCCAACCGTCGGCTCGGCAACGATTAACGGAGTTGACGCAGCCGCTTACGGTGAGCGGATCCCGCAGCTCATTGCCGTGCTGAATCAGAGCCCGCATCTGTTCGACACTACGGTGGCGAACAACATCCGGCTCGGTAACCCGGAAGCCTCGGAGGAAGCGGTCAAGCAGGCGGCAGCCCTGGCGAAGCTGGATACGCTGATCTCTTCGCTGCCCGAAGGCTACAACACTCCGGTACGCGAAGCCGGGCAGCGTTTCTCCGGCGGCGAACGCCAGCGGATAGCCCTGGCCCGGATTCTGCTGCAGAATACGCCGGTGGTTGTACTTGATGAGCCGACGGTAGGCCTTGACCCGCGCACGGAGCGCGAGCTGCTGGCCACCATGTTCGAGGCGATGGCAGGCAAGACGCTGATCTGGGTCACACATCATCTGGTAGGCGCAGAACAAATGGATGAAGTGATTTTTATGGAGCACGGCCAGGTGGAAATGCGCGGCACCCATGCCGAGCTAATGGACAGGGAACCGCGCTACCGCAAGCTGTATGAGCTGGATCGGCCAAGCGCGTTTATGAGTGCAGCCCCCGGGGAATGA